One Panicum virgatum strain AP13 chromosome 9K, P.virgatum_v5, whole genome shotgun sequence genomic region harbors:
- the LOC120646901 gene encoding uncharacterized protein LOC120646901 isoform X2 produces MGMVPNGLLPNASARVTRRLDPERWVVAEGRTAELIARIQPNAHSEGRRLAVYHYVQRLIMNCLSCQVFTFGSVPLKTYLPDGDIDVTAFSNSEELKEIWANLVRDALEREEKSENAEFHVKEVQYIQAEVKIIKCLVENIVVDISFNQVGGLCTLCFLEEIDNLISRNHLFKRSIILIKAWCFYESRILGAHHGLISTYALETLVLYIFHIFNNSFTGPLEVLHRFLEFFSNFDWEKFCLSLWGPVPISSLPDMTAEPPRKDSGECLLNKSFLDTCSSAYGVMPHTQDNQGQPFVSKHFNVIDPLRTNNNLGRSVSKGNYFRIRSAFAYGAKRLGKLLECPKEDLIAELDQFFTNTWIRHGSGSRPDVPIASPVDVQPLKVVPSVLSNSHRSVTAFKKKVENPKLLANQDNLHVDQANLTEVFHGYPSSQTIQKSDLHCCNLPRTVNPSFSHSQYQKVNVAQGNTKVSEQLERNHSAGLMQAERDKRVPNGLFVNDRNGQNRSRFARTRSSPELTDSSAEGFRGRGANVVGMEKPLKVDYGSRRNIMVPEVSSNHSTKSSQDESMSSLNSSHPSAKAVSDSNSVSSSYREDNGFVMNEELPTVSESSDMRHDEQVLVHLMESMKLHGFNGQIQLPMQIPSHLSVTNSHLLAPAGFSQKHLAAVPPANLTGAPWLPNMQFLRGFVPPPTQYIHNPTFATNVGDGSESEKPIASDASHDTGKSWHEYGVGYSRKFGSEERDPCIYDSDGKERSSLPNGVHVAPLERRTEFALENNGVDDETYTSMFQHQTSNEANGVYSKSSGYVNVPSSHAISSRGKALDASSWDEGTVNTTRSSGDNWGRRPAFAAPATITHSKTSWQMGNVTEHLPSAIDDGPRNMTVVPIINEASEIVAGSDSFSTQSRTSQVANDVDPSQIAMPNPLFAPFLIGSPQPRQADSSGLTFVPTGPLVPFVMLPYVPGNGDGSGPQFDRSEGIDQLPGNIAGRNFTSTDSSATSTTSCSTMTEPSGEHKPDILNSDFVSHWHNLQYGRLCQNAHPLGPVLYPFPAPQMYLQGHAAWEGPGRPPAANVNWTQMVPPGQRVFPVMPLQPATERGTGVLHNYGEDAPRHRAGTGTYLPNPVPYRDRHSNSRNYRGGYNGDRSDYSDKEGSWINSKQRNPNHSYGRSQSERSGMRSDRQANDEGQPDRPRRTYRNDSYRHEASSQYLVQGQSFGSTSSMRRQGNTAHGVYTPQSTASNGPSALSGPPGPPFFMVYSYEPGTNHGASSSEPIEFGSLGPLPTADGDDIPRSSRQVMHNGFYGQRRGPYRSGSSHSSPDQPSSPQPRR; encoded by the exons ATGGGGATGGTGCCCAACGGGCTCCTGCCCAATGCGTCCGCCCGGGTGACACGGCGACTCGACCCCGAGCGCTGGGTGGTTGCGGAGGGCCGCACGGCGGAGCTGATCGCGCGCATCCAGCCCAACGCACACTCCGAGGGCCGGAGGCTGGCCGTCTACCACTACGTGCAGCGGCTTATCATGAACTGCCTCTCTTGTCAG GTTTTTACCTTTGGTTCAGTACCTCTCAAGACTTACTTACCTGATGGTGACATTGATGTCACTGCTTTTAGTAATAGTGAAGAATTAAAGGAGATTTGGGCAAACCTTGTCCGGGATGCATTGGAGCGTGAAGAGAAGAGTGAAAATGCTGAATTTCATGTAAAAGAAGTCCAGTATATTCAGGCAGAG GTCAAGATTATTAAGTGTCTTGTGGAAAACATCGTTGTCGACATCTCATTCAATCAAGTCGGTGGACTATGTACACTTTGTTTTCTTGAAGAG ATCGACAACTTGATCAGCCGAAATCATTTATTCAAGCGGAGTATCATATTGATAAAGGCATGGTGTTTCTACGAGAGTCGTATTCTTGGAGCTCACCATGGTCTTATATCTACCTACGCATTGGAGACACTGGTTCTGTACATATTTCATATATTCAACAATTCTTTTACTGGACCTCTTGAG GTTTTGCACCGtttcttagaatttttcagCAACTTTGATTGggagaaattttgtttgagcttGTGGGGGCCAGTTCCTATAAGTTCACTTCCAGATATGACTG CGGAACCTCCGCGGAAGGATAGTGGTGAATGTTTGCTGAACAAGTCCTTCCTGGATACGTGTAGTTCTGCGTATGGAGTTATGCCTCACACCCAGGATAATCAGGGTCAACCATTTGTTTCCAAACACTTCAATGTTATTGATCCTTTACGCACAAACAACAATCTTGGAAGAAGTGTCAGCAAAG GCAATTACTTCAGAATACGCAGTGCTTTTGCTTATGGGGCGAAAAGGCTTGGAAAGTTACTTGAATGTCCAAAAGAAGATTTAATTGCTGAATTGGATCAGTTCTTCACAAATACATGGATAAGACATGGGAGTGGAAGTCGCCCTGATGTGCCTATTGCAAGTCCGGTCGATGTGCAGCCTCTGAAAGTTGTTCCTTCTGTATTGTCAAACAGTCACAGAAGTGTAACAGCATTTAAGAAAAAAGTTGAAAATCCTAAGCTTCTTGCTAATCAGGATAATCTTCATGTGGATCAAGCTAATCTTACTGAAGTTTTTCATGGTTATCCTTCTTCTCAGACAATTCAGAAAAGTGACCTACATTGTTGTAATCTGCCAAGAACAGTTAATCCTTCTTTTTCTCATTCTCAGTACCAAAAGGTGAATGTAGCACAAGGAAATACCAAGGTCTCTGAACAGCTTGAAAGAAATCACTCCGCTGGATTGATGCAAGCTGAAAGGGATAAGAGAGTGCCAAATGGTCTCTTTGTCAATGACAGGAATGGGCAAAACAGGTCTAGATTTGCAAGAACCCGATCTAGCCCTGAACTGACAGATTCTTCTGCTGAAGGATTTCGTGGTAGGGGGGCAAATGTGGTTGGTATGGAAAAACCTTTGAAGGTTGATTACGGCAGCAGAAGAAATATCATGGTTCCAGAAGTGTCCAGCAACCACAGCACCAAGTCTTCACAGGATGAATCAATGTCTTCCTTGAACTCATCTCACCCTAGTGCAAAGGCAGTCTCTGACTCAAATAGCGTTTCCAGCAGCTATCGTGAAGATAATGGTTTTGTGATGAATGAAGAACTTCCTACTGTCTCTGAATCATCGGATATGCGCCATGACGAACAAGTTCTGGTTCATTTAATGGAATCCATGAAGTTGCATGGATTCAATGGACAGATTCAATTGCCAATGCAAATACCTTCTCATCTGTCTGTAACAAATTCCCATTTACTGGCTCCAGCAGGTTTTTCACAAAAGCATCTGGCTGCGGTTCCACCAGCTAACTTAACTGGGGCACCATGGTTGCCCAATATGCAGTTCCTCCGTGGATTTGTTCCACCACCAACCCAGTACATACACAATCCAACTTTTGCAACAAATGTTGGAGATGGTAGTGAGAGTGAGAAGCCTATTGCATCAGATGCAAGTCATGATACTGGCAAAAGTTGGCATGAGTATGGTGTTGGATATTCTAGAAAATTTGGTTCTGAAGAGAGAGATCCTTGCATTTATGATAGTGATGGTAAGGAACGCTCCTCTTTGCCTAATGGTGTGCACGTTGCCCCCTTGGAAAGGCGGACGGAATTTGCTCTTGAGAATAATGGCGTAGATGATGAAACCTATACCAGCATGTTCCAACATCAAACAAGTAACGAAGCGAATGGAGTTTACTCTAAGAGTAGTGGTTATGTGAATGTACCTTCTTCACATGCCATTTCATCAAGAGGCAAAGCTTTGGATGCAAGTTCGTGGGACGAAGGAACTGTAAATACAACAAGATCATCTGGAGACAATTGGGGAAGAAGACCTGCCTTTGCAGCACCAGCCACAATCACGCATAGCAAGACCAGTTGGCAGATGGGAAATGTCACTGAGCATCTCCCATCTGCAATTGATGACGGCCCCAGGAATATGACAGTTGTACCAATCATTAATGAAGCTTCTGAGATAGTAGCAGGGTCCGATTCTTTTTCAACGCAATCAAGAACTAGTCAAGTAGCAAATGATGTTGATCCATCACAAATCGCCATGCCTAATCCATTGTTTGCACCTTTTCTTATTGGTTCCCCACAGCCGAGACAAGCTGATAGCTCTGGACTGACTTTTGTTCCAACAGGTCCACTAGTTCCTTTTGTTATGCTCCCATATGTTCCAGGGAATGGCGATGGTTCTGGTCCCCAGTTTGACAGAAGCGAGGGAATTGATCAGCTTCCTGGCAATATTGCGGGTCGAAATTTTACCTCAACAGATTCCAGTGCTACCTCAACAACATCATGCAGTACTATGACTGAGCCATCTGGAGAACACAAACCTGACATTTTGAACAGTGATTTTGTTAGCCACTGGCATAATTTACAGTATGGGCGACTCTGCCAGAATGCTCATCCCCTAGGTCCTGTTTTATACCCTTTTCCGGCTCCACAAATGTATTTGCAGGGCCATGCTGCATGGGAAGGGCCTGGAAGGCCACCTGCAGCAAATGTTAACTGGACACAGATGGTCCCCCCTGGTCAACGAGTATTTCCTGTGATGCCTCTGCAACCTGCTACGGAAAGAGGTACTGGCGTTCTTCATAACTATGGTGAAGATGCTCCCAGACACCGTGCCGGAACTGGAACCTACTTGCCAAATCCT GTTCCGTATAGGGACAGGCACTCAAATTCAAGAAACTACAGAGGCGGTTATAATGGTGACAGGAGTGACTATAGTGACAAGGAAGGAAGCTGGATAAACTCAAAACAACGAAATCCTAACCACAGCTATGGACGTAGCCAGTCGGAGAGGTCTGGCATGCGGTCTGATAGACAGGCCAATGATGAGGGTCAGCCTGATAGGCCACGCCGAACTTATAGAAATGACTCATACAGGCATGAAGCAAGCTCTCAATATCTTGTGCAGGGCCAATCTTTTGGATCCACAAGCTCTATGCGCAGACAAGGGAACACAGCGCATGGGGTTTATACACCACAATCTACAGCTTCAAATGGTCCCAGTGCTTTATCTGGCCCTCCAGGACCACCGTTTTTTATGGTGTACTCGTATGAACCAGGCACAAATCATGGTGCATCCTCATCTGAACCAATTGAATTTGGTTCTCTTGGGCCACTCCCCACAGCAGATGGTGATGACATACCACGGTCGTCACGCCAAGTTATGCATAATGGTTTTTATGGGCAAAGGCGTGGTCCATATAGGAGTGGTTCCTCTCATTCCTCTCCTGATCAACCATCCTCACCTCAGCCTCGCAG GTAG
- the LOC120646901 gene encoding uncharacterized protein LOC120646901 isoform X3: MGMVPNGLLPNASARVTRRLDPERWVVAEGRTAELIARIQPNAHSEGRRLAVYHYVQRLIMNCLSCQVFTFGSVPLKTYLPDGDIDVTAFSNSEELKEIWANLVRDALEREEKSENAEFHVKEVQYIQAEVKIIKCLVENIVVDISFNQVGGLCTLCFLEEIDNLISRNHLFKRSIILIKAWCFYESRILGAHHGLISTYALETLVLYIFHIFNNSFTGPLEVLHRFLEFFSNFDWEKFCLSLWGPVPISSLPDMTAEPPRKDSGECLLNKSFLDTCSSAYGVMPHTQDNQGQPFVSKHFNVIDPLRTNNNLGRSVSKGNYFRIRSAFAYGAKRLGKLLECPKEDLIAELDQFFTNTWIRHGSGSRPDVPIASPVDVQPLKVVPSVLSNSHRSVTAFKKKVENPKLLANQDNLHVDQANLTEVFHGYPSSQTIQKSDLHCCNLPRTVNPSFSHSQYQKVNVAQGNTKVSEQLERNHSAGLMQAERDKRVPNGLFVNDRNGQNRSRFARTRSSPELTDSSAEGFRGRGANVVGMEKPLKVDYGSRRNIMVPEVSSNHSTKSSQDESMSSLNSSHPSAKAVSDSNSVSSSYREDNGFVMNEELPTVSESSDMRHDEQVLVHLMESMKLHGFNGQIQLPMQIPSHLSVTNSHLLAPAGFSQKHLAAVPPANLTGAPWLPNMQFLRGFVPPPTQYIHNPTFATNVGDGSESEKPIASDASHDTGKSWHEYGVGYSRKFGSEERDPCIYDSDGKERSSLPNGVHVAPLERRTEFALENNGVDDETYTSMFQHQTSNEANGVYSKSSGYVNVPSSHAISSRGKALDASSWDEGTVNTTRSSGDNWGRRPAFAAPATITHSKTSWQMGNVTEHLPSAIDDGPRNMTVVPIINEASEIVAGSDSFSTQSRTSQVANDVDPSQIAMPNPLFAPFLIGSPQPRQADSSGLTFVPTGPLVPFVMLPYVPGNGDGSGPQFDRSEGIDQLPGNIAGRNFTSTDSSATSTTSCSTMTEPSGEHKPDILNSDFVSHWHNLQYGRLCQNAHPLGPVLYPFPAPQMYLQGHAAWEGPGRPPAANVNWTQMVPPGQRVFPVMPLQPATERGTGVLHNYGEDAPRHRAGTGTYLPNPVFFMAVLLSVTLGTVISLFQKREIY; this comes from the exons ATGGGGATGGTGCCCAACGGGCTCCTGCCCAATGCGTCCGCCCGGGTGACACGGCGACTCGACCCCGAGCGCTGGGTGGTTGCGGAGGGCCGCACGGCGGAGCTGATCGCGCGCATCCAGCCCAACGCACACTCCGAGGGCCGGAGGCTGGCCGTCTACCACTACGTGCAGCGGCTTATCATGAACTGCCTCTCTTGTCAG GTTTTTACCTTTGGTTCAGTACCTCTCAAGACTTACTTACCTGATGGTGACATTGATGTCACTGCTTTTAGTAATAGTGAAGAATTAAAGGAGATTTGGGCAAACCTTGTCCGGGATGCATTGGAGCGTGAAGAGAAGAGTGAAAATGCTGAATTTCATGTAAAAGAAGTCCAGTATATTCAGGCAGAG GTCAAGATTATTAAGTGTCTTGTGGAAAACATCGTTGTCGACATCTCATTCAATCAAGTCGGTGGACTATGTACACTTTGTTTTCTTGAAGAG ATCGACAACTTGATCAGCCGAAATCATTTATTCAAGCGGAGTATCATATTGATAAAGGCATGGTGTTTCTACGAGAGTCGTATTCTTGGAGCTCACCATGGTCTTATATCTACCTACGCATTGGAGACACTGGTTCTGTACATATTTCATATATTCAACAATTCTTTTACTGGACCTCTTGAG GTTTTGCACCGtttcttagaatttttcagCAACTTTGATTGggagaaattttgtttgagcttGTGGGGGCCAGTTCCTATAAGTTCACTTCCAGATATGACTG CGGAACCTCCGCGGAAGGATAGTGGTGAATGTTTGCTGAACAAGTCCTTCCTGGATACGTGTAGTTCTGCGTATGGAGTTATGCCTCACACCCAGGATAATCAGGGTCAACCATTTGTTTCCAAACACTTCAATGTTATTGATCCTTTACGCACAAACAACAATCTTGGAAGAAGTGTCAGCAAAG GCAATTACTTCAGAATACGCAGTGCTTTTGCTTATGGGGCGAAAAGGCTTGGAAAGTTACTTGAATGTCCAAAAGAAGATTTAATTGCTGAATTGGATCAGTTCTTCACAAATACATGGATAAGACATGGGAGTGGAAGTCGCCCTGATGTGCCTATTGCAAGTCCGGTCGATGTGCAGCCTCTGAAAGTTGTTCCTTCTGTATTGTCAAACAGTCACAGAAGTGTAACAGCATTTAAGAAAAAAGTTGAAAATCCTAAGCTTCTTGCTAATCAGGATAATCTTCATGTGGATCAAGCTAATCTTACTGAAGTTTTTCATGGTTATCCTTCTTCTCAGACAATTCAGAAAAGTGACCTACATTGTTGTAATCTGCCAAGAACAGTTAATCCTTCTTTTTCTCATTCTCAGTACCAAAAGGTGAATGTAGCACAAGGAAATACCAAGGTCTCTGAACAGCTTGAAAGAAATCACTCCGCTGGATTGATGCAAGCTGAAAGGGATAAGAGAGTGCCAAATGGTCTCTTTGTCAATGACAGGAATGGGCAAAACAGGTCTAGATTTGCAAGAACCCGATCTAGCCCTGAACTGACAGATTCTTCTGCTGAAGGATTTCGTGGTAGGGGGGCAAATGTGGTTGGTATGGAAAAACCTTTGAAGGTTGATTACGGCAGCAGAAGAAATATCATGGTTCCAGAAGTGTCCAGCAACCACAGCACCAAGTCTTCACAGGATGAATCAATGTCTTCCTTGAACTCATCTCACCCTAGTGCAAAGGCAGTCTCTGACTCAAATAGCGTTTCCAGCAGCTATCGTGAAGATAATGGTTTTGTGATGAATGAAGAACTTCCTACTGTCTCTGAATCATCGGATATGCGCCATGACGAACAAGTTCTGGTTCATTTAATGGAATCCATGAAGTTGCATGGATTCAATGGACAGATTCAATTGCCAATGCAAATACCTTCTCATCTGTCTGTAACAAATTCCCATTTACTGGCTCCAGCAGGTTTTTCACAAAAGCATCTGGCTGCGGTTCCACCAGCTAACTTAACTGGGGCACCATGGTTGCCCAATATGCAGTTCCTCCGTGGATTTGTTCCACCACCAACCCAGTACATACACAATCCAACTTTTGCAACAAATGTTGGAGATGGTAGTGAGAGTGAGAAGCCTATTGCATCAGATGCAAGTCATGATACTGGCAAAAGTTGGCATGAGTATGGTGTTGGATATTCTAGAAAATTTGGTTCTGAAGAGAGAGATCCTTGCATTTATGATAGTGATGGTAAGGAACGCTCCTCTTTGCCTAATGGTGTGCACGTTGCCCCCTTGGAAAGGCGGACGGAATTTGCTCTTGAGAATAATGGCGTAGATGATGAAACCTATACCAGCATGTTCCAACATCAAACAAGTAACGAAGCGAATGGAGTTTACTCTAAGAGTAGTGGTTATGTGAATGTACCTTCTTCACATGCCATTTCATCAAGAGGCAAAGCTTTGGATGCAAGTTCGTGGGACGAAGGAACTGTAAATACAACAAGATCATCTGGAGACAATTGGGGAAGAAGACCTGCCTTTGCAGCACCAGCCACAATCACGCATAGCAAGACCAGTTGGCAGATGGGAAATGTCACTGAGCATCTCCCATCTGCAATTGATGACGGCCCCAGGAATATGACAGTTGTACCAATCATTAATGAAGCTTCTGAGATAGTAGCAGGGTCCGATTCTTTTTCAACGCAATCAAGAACTAGTCAAGTAGCAAATGATGTTGATCCATCACAAATCGCCATGCCTAATCCATTGTTTGCACCTTTTCTTATTGGTTCCCCACAGCCGAGACAAGCTGATAGCTCTGGACTGACTTTTGTTCCAACAGGTCCACTAGTTCCTTTTGTTATGCTCCCATATGTTCCAGGGAATGGCGATGGTTCTGGTCCCCAGTTTGACAGAAGCGAGGGAATTGATCAGCTTCCTGGCAATATTGCGGGTCGAAATTTTACCTCAACAGATTCCAGTGCTACCTCAACAACATCATGCAGTACTATGACTGAGCCATCTGGAGAACACAAACCTGACATTTTGAACAGTGATTTTGTTAGCCACTGGCATAATTTACAGTATGGGCGACTCTGCCAGAATGCTCATCCCCTAGGTCCTGTTTTATACCCTTTTCCGGCTCCACAAATGTATTTGCAGGGCCATGCTGCATGGGAAGGGCCTGGAAGGCCACCTGCAGCAAATGTTAACTGGACACAGATGGTCCCCCCTGGTCAACGAGTATTTCCTGTGATGCCTCTGCAACCTGCTACGGAAAGAGGTACTGGCGTTCTTCATAACTATGGTGAAGATGCTCCCAGACACCGTGCCGGAACTGGAACCTACTTGCCAAATCCT GTTTTCTTTATGGCAGTTCTACTTTCTGTAACTCTAGGCACAGTGATTTCTTTGTTCCAAAAGAGAGAGATTTATTAG